From the Sphingomonas aliaeris genome, one window contains:
- a CDS encoding OprO/OprP family phosphate-selective porin, producing the protein MILRTGCALLALTTATPALAQTPSRSELADLVRAQAAEIAALKARLDRIESGQQALVQAAPASAATASSTTPPIQVAQANTTPRTTTPFAPQLAPPGPADRNVAQAIAARDNPSGVTTEWGSGLPVFHSADGIYTFKPRGRILADVSSTFGSRSDARNLTTTGMRALRLGLEGGVGPHFFYQFEADFSENEVDVVTAFMGWRDRIRPGIDYDVRAGHLFNDRGFEGSTGSDSTPFLERTTVATAIIPQRGFYGIGIMPRLFWKTGHASLTVTGDRVDGTQTVSDGRTVLGRAHWNPIKTDDSVLHVGLWAFDESLSPAATTLTRNTVIGGRFNGGLRVSTGPLIGGTGTTGYGVELGGYRGPAWLMVEAGRRDARLDAGRPDFTSKAWSVSSGFFLTGDLPPYNPRLGSFGQPKVLKPTFEGGSGAIELTVRYESIDYTDLVTGGEGWAGTLGVNWYLNSFTRVQVNGIHWNTDNRTGAITGRDDGETVSARVAVTF; encoded by the coding sequence ATGATCTTGCGTACCGGATGCGCGTTGCTCGCGCTTACCACCGCCACCCCCGCCCTGGCTCAGACTCCGAGCCGGTCCGAGCTTGCCGATCTCGTCCGGGCGCAAGCGGCTGAAATAGCAGCGTTGAAGGCCCGGCTCGACAGGATCGAAAGCGGACAACAGGCGCTCGTCCAAGCCGCGCCCGCGTCTGCGGCCACAGCCTCCAGTACCACCCCGCCGATCCAAGTCGCGCAGGCCAACACCACTCCGCGCACCACAACCCCTTTCGCGCCACAACTCGCGCCCCCCGGTCCCGCTGACCGCAACGTGGCGCAGGCCATTGCTGCGCGCGACAACCCCTCAGGTGTTACAACCGAATGGGGATCGGGCCTGCCCGTCTTCCATTCCGCGGACGGAATCTACACGTTCAAGCCGCGTGGCCGCATCCTTGCCGACGTCAGCAGCACCTTCGGATCGAGGTCCGATGCGCGTAATCTCACCACCACTGGCATGCGCGCACTGCGCCTAGGGCTCGAAGGTGGCGTCGGCCCGCACTTCTTCTACCAGTTCGAGGCAGATTTTTCCGAGAACGAGGTTGATGTCGTTACCGCCTTCATGGGCTGGCGCGACCGGATCAGACCGGGGATCGATTACGACGTGCGCGCCGGCCATCTGTTCAATGATCGCGGATTCGAAGGATCGACAGGGTCGGATTCGACGCCCTTCCTCGAACGCACCACGGTCGCCACTGCAATCATCCCGCAGCGCGGTTTCTACGGCATCGGTATCATGCCGCGCCTGTTCTGGAAGACCGGCCACGCCTCGCTGACAGTCACCGGCGACCGCGTCGATGGTACGCAGACCGTCAGCGACGGACGCACCGTTCTCGGGCGCGCGCATTGGAACCCGATCAAGACCGACGACAGCGTGTTGCACGTGGGTCTGTGGGCTTTCGATGAAAGCTTGTCGCCGGCCGCGACGACGCTGACCCGCAACACGGTGATCGGCGGACGCTTCAATGGCGGACTCCGCGTTTCGACCGGTCCGCTGATCGGCGGGACTGGTACCACGGGCTACGGCGTCGAGCTTGGCGGCTATCGTGGTCCGGCGTGGCTGATGGTCGAAGCCGGCCGCCGCGATGCGCGACTTGACGCCGGACGCCCCGACTTCACCAGCAAGGCGTGGAGCGTATCCAGCGGATTCTTCCTTACCGGAGACTTGCCGCCGTACAATCCGCGTCTTGGCAGTTTCGGCCAGCCGAAGGTGCTTAAACCGACATTCGAGGGTGGTTCCGGCGCAATCGAACTGACGGTGCGCTACGAGAGCATAGACTACACAGACCTCGTTACCGGCGGCGAGGGCTGGGCGGGAACGCTTGGTGTCAACTGGTATCTCAACAGCTTCACGCGGGTGCAGGTGAACGGCATCCACTGGAACACTGACAACCGCACTGGGGCGATTACGGGCAGGGACGACGGCGAGACCGTCAGTGCCCGCGTTGCCGTCACCTTCTGA
- a CDS encoding CitMHS family transporter, with protein sequence MNLALLGFLMVATFMTLIMTKRMTPLVALIVIPTIFGVVAGQAAGLGDMMIDGIKNLAPTGVMLLFAILFFSVMTDTGLFDPLVGKLIRLVHGDPTRILLGTVVLCALVSLDGDGSTTYIITIAALLPLYKRYGMNRLYLCCLLMATSGIMNLTPWGGPTARAASALKLDPATLFLPLIPGMVAGLASLLALAVWFGRKERVRIGAVQARDEAEITDMAVSQYPEARRPRLIWFNGLLVVTLLTLLVWGLLPLSVLMMIAFAIAMIVNYPGVAEQKERIAAHAGNVLSVVSLIFAAGIFTGILGGTGMVEAMSKEVVGMIPPVLGPYMAPITALLSLPFTFFISNDAFYFGMLPILAEAGAHYGVSPMAIARASLMGQPVHLLSPLVPSTYLLVSLAGIDLADHQRFTLLPAIMVCAVMTLVGIIALAFPFVAG encoded by the coding sequence ATGAATCTGGCGCTGCTCGGCTTCCTGATGGTGGCCACCTTCATGACGCTCATCATGACCAAGCGGATGACCCCGCTAGTTGCGCTGATCGTTATCCCGACGATATTCGGCGTCGTCGCCGGTCAGGCCGCAGGCCTTGGCGATATGATGATCGACGGGATCAAGAACCTCGCGCCGACCGGCGTGATGCTGCTGTTCGCGATCCTGTTCTTCTCGGTCATGACCGATACCGGCCTGTTCGATCCGCTCGTAGGCAAGCTGATCCGCCTGGTGCACGGCGATCCTACCCGTATCCTGCTCGGCACTGTAGTGCTGTGCGCGCTCGTCAGTCTAGATGGAGACGGATCGACGACGTACATCATCACGATCGCCGCGCTGCTGCCCCTTTATAAGCGCTACGGCATGAACCGGCTGTACCTGTGCTGCCTGTTGATGGCGACCAGCGGCATCATGAACCTGACACCCTGGGGTGGGCCAACCGCGCGCGCCGCCAGCGCGCTAAAGCTCGATCCTGCCACGCTGTTCCTGCCGCTGATCCCCGGCATGGTCGCCGGACTAGCCAGCCTGCTCGCCTTGGCGGTGTGGTTCGGCCGCAAGGAGCGCGTCCGCATCGGTGCGGTGCAGGCCCGGGATGAGGCGGAGATCACCGACATGGCTGTCTCTCAATATCCCGAGGCGCGCCGACCAAGGCTGATATGGTTCAACGGTCTGCTGGTTGTCACACTGCTGACTCTTCTGGTGTGGGGCCTGCTACCACTGTCGGTGCTGATGATGATCGCCTTCGCGATTGCGATGATTGTTAACTATCCCGGCGTTGCCGAACAGAAGGAGAGGATCGCCGCGCATGCCGGCAACGTCCTTTCAGTTGTCTCCCTGATCTTCGCCGCGGGCATCTTCACCGGCATCCTCGGTGGCACCGGGATGGTTGAGGCAATGAGCAAAGAGGTCGTTGGCATGATCCCGCCGGTTCTCGGGCCGTACATGGCGCCGATCACCGCGCTGCTCAGCCTGCCGTTCACATTTTTCATCTCCAACGACGCCTTCTACTTCGGGATGCTGCCGATCCTGGCGGAGGCGGGTGCTCATTACGGCGTGTCGCCGATGGCGATCGCCCGCGCGTCGCTTATGGGCCAACCCGTGCATCTGCTCAGCCCACTGGTTCCCTCGACCTATCTGCTGGTCAGCCTGGCGGGGATCGACCTGGCCGACCATCAGCGCTTCACGTTGCTTCCGGCGATTATGGTGTGCGCAGTGATGACGCTGGTAGGCATAATTGCCCTAGCCTTCCCTTTCGTGGCCGGTTGA
- a CDS encoding alpha/beta fold hydrolase, translating into MTRTPLMLLPAMGCDGQLWARQIMDLGDVAEPEFGDLSQDETIAAMASRVLADAPPRFAVAGVSLGGYVALEVLRQAPERVVRIAMFGTRASMEARTRSVADQGLIATAPHADPQLSAIVSGPALAMAERVGKVVFARQQRALLARPNIAEAIAAIRVPTLVAVGDRDKICSFADARDLAQQIPGARFYLLKSCGHLSPMERAGEVTNLLREWLVSS; encoded by the coding sequence ATGACCCGCACGCCGTTGATGCTGCTCCCTGCGATGGGATGCGACGGACAACTCTGGGCTCGGCAGATCATGGATCTGGGCGACGTTGCTGAGCCGGAATTCGGCGACCTTTCTCAGGACGAGACGATCGCTGCGATGGCTTCCCGTGTGCTCGCCGACGCCCCGCCACGGTTCGCCGTCGCGGGCGTCAGCCTTGGCGGTTATGTCGCGCTGGAGGTGTTGCGACAGGCGCCTGAAAGGGTCGTGCGCATCGCGATGTTCGGAACGCGCGCATCTATGGAAGCGCGGACGCGTTCGGTCGCCGATCAGGGCTTGATCGCTACCGCTCCACATGCCGACCCACAGCTTTCAGCGATTGTAAGCGGCCCTGCCCTCGCAATGGCTGAGCGTGTTGGTAAGGTCGTATTCGCGCGGCAACAGCGTGCGTTGCTTGCCCGACCCAACATCGCAGAAGCGATCGCCGCAATTCGGGTTCCAACGTTGGTAGCCGTAGGCGACCGGGATAAAATTTGTTCCTTTGCCGATGCCCGAGACCTCGCGCAACAAATACCTGGAGCACGTTTTTACCTCTTAAAGTCTTGCGGTCATCTATCGCCGATGGAGCGCGCAGGAGAGGTGACGAACCTTCTACGCGAGTGGCTCGTTTCAAGCTAA
- a CDS encoding alpha/beta fold hydrolase — protein sequence MRHQTPVVFLAGGPGTFVRNRDFDVAQGFRDAGFRTIFYDQAGSGASGNLPVQDYTVARAVEDLEALRAASGAEKIVVWGQSWGASLAAAYVRAHPDRVAATILDSPGDFPGEPLPLDYSKTDTNGGFKPTLRDATLFLLINHAPQLAERWQSQDEARATQQARASRTEFIYGYQCKGATTKLKRPLSPAGGNLYPQLRLQASLEQQPKVTKPLSMAPALLIRGSCDYLPLGTAARYMKAFPSAERLDVPGRGHAFYGHNDDLRAILNRYASTKLTAVP from the coding sequence GTGCGGCACCAGACGCCCGTGGTGTTCCTTGCGGGCGGCCCAGGCACTTTCGTTCGCAACAGGGATTTCGATGTTGCGCAGGGGTTTCGGGATGCCGGGTTCAGGACGATCTTTTATGACCAGGCCGGAAGCGGTGCCTCGGGCAACCTGCCGGTCCAAGATTATACCGTTGCCCGAGCAGTGGAAGACTTGGAGGCCCTACGTGCGGCCTCTGGTGCTGAAAAGATCGTGGTCTGGGGACAGAGCTGGGGAGCCTCGCTTGCCGCGGCCTACGTACGCGCCCACCCCGATCGCGTGGCGGCGACGATCCTCGATTCGCCGGGTGACTTCCCCGGCGAACCGTTGCCGCTGGACTATTCCAAGACCGACACGAACGGCGGGTTCAAGCCGACCCTGCGCGATGCGACCCTGTTCCTGCTGATCAACCATGCGCCTCAGCTTGCTGAACGTTGGCAGAGCCAGGACGAAGCACGGGCAACTCAGCAGGCGCGGGCGTCCCGAACAGAGTTCATCTATGGGTACCAATGCAAGGGCGCCACGACGAAGCTCAAACGGCCGTTGTCTCCAGCTGGCGGCAACCTTTATCCGCAACTCCGACTACAGGCGTCCCTCGAACAGCAACCGAAAGTTACGAAGCCGCTTTCGATGGCGCCCGCGCTGCTGATCCGCGGCTCGTGCGACTACCTGCCGCTTGGCACGGCTGCTCGGTACATGAAGGCCTTTCCGTCGGCGGAGCGACTGGACGTCCCCGGCCGGGGACACGCCTTCTACGGACACAACGATGATCTCCGCGCCATCCTGAACCGTTACGCGTCGACCAAGCTGACTGCTGTTCCATGA
- a CDS encoding VOC family protein has translation MVGSNDIERSKRFYNAVLGALGAGEATLNVAGSGHTRLFYRHEGGTNFIVSEPINDEPATVANGSTVAFSCNSPAQVELFHDTAIANGGTSIEDRPGPRESAMGTITLAYVRDPDGNKLCGIHIPG, from the coding sequence ATGGTAGGATCCAACGACATCGAGCGATCCAAGCGATTCTATAATGCCGTGCTCGGCGCCCTTGGCGCTGGCGAAGCCACGCTGAACGTAGCCGGCAGCGGCCATACCCGCCTATTTTATCGTCATGAGGGGGGGACGAACTTCATCGTTAGCGAGCCGATCAATGATGAACCAGCGACGGTAGCTAACGGCAGCACCGTAGCGTTCTCATGCAACTCGCCCGCGCAGGTCGAACTCTTTCACGATACAGCTATCGCCAACGGCGGCACCTCGATCGAGGATCGACCTGGCCCACGTGAGTCGGCGATGGGAACCATCACTTTGGCCTATGTGCGCGACCCCGACGGCAACAAGCTGTGCGGAATCCACATCCCAGGCTAG
- a CDS encoding TfoX/Sxy family protein: MATQQRTIDFLLGQATRAGVVAAKPMFGEYGVYVDGKMIGSVCDDQLFVKPTVSGRAHAEPVSDSPPYPGAKPQMLIAADRWDDAEWLSELLRLTAAELPTPKPRKPKPVGST, translated from the coding sequence ATGGCGACGCAGCAACGAACAATCGATTTCCTACTTGGACAGGCGACGCGCGCTGGCGTGGTCGCAGCCAAGCCGATGTTCGGCGAATACGGCGTCTACGTCGACGGTAAGATGATCGGCTCGGTGTGCGACGATCAGCTCTTCGTCAAGCCGACGGTGTCGGGCCGTGCCCATGCCGAACCGGTGTCGGACTCGCCGCCTTATCCAGGTGCCAAACCGCAGATGCTCATCGCGGCCGATCGTTGGGACGATGCCGAATGGCTTAGCGAGCTGCTGCGCCTCACGGCGGCCGAGCTGCCTACACCTAAGCCGCGAAAGCCGAAACCAGTAGGTAGCACTTGA
- a CDS encoding ABC transporter substrate-binding protein, whose protein sequence is MRSVLFLMAAAQVAALPAHAQMRPAGYPRSYDTLIAAARTEGGLTIYGNADRAELVGVVAAFRRTYPGIAVRYADLGSLDIYRRLVSETRAKRPSADLVWSSAMALQVKLINDGYAQSYASPEKPALPSQAVWKNMGYGVTAEPIGIVYNRRLIPDASMPRSHVALERMLRVRRAAFTGKVTTFDPARSNVGYLYLAEDLAITRDTRALLRAIAATKPVLQARTEPMLAAVATGKQAIAYNVIGSYALEQAKRDRRLGVVLPTDYTIVTSRIAFIARDARAPASAKLFLDFLLSRRGQVLLAARSLWPVRLDVAARRLPIPQSRPIRVGPQLLVHLDRITRQRFLRDWQAILAGAPQP, encoded by the coding sequence ATGAGGTCTGTCCTATTTCTGATGGCAGCCGCGCAGGTGGCAGCGCTGCCAGCGCATGCGCAGATGCGGCCGGCGGGATATCCGCGGTCGTACGACACACTGATCGCTGCAGCGCGCACCGAGGGCGGCCTGACGATCTACGGCAATGCAGACCGCGCGGAACTGGTCGGTGTCGTCGCGGCGTTCCGCCGCACCTATCCCGGCATCGCGGTGCGCTATGCCGATCTCGGCTCGCTCGATATCTATCGCCGGCTGGTATCCGAAACGCGCGCCAAACGTCCGTCCGCGGATCTCGTCTGGTCGTCGGCAATGGCGTTGCAGGTCAAGCTGATCAACGACGGCTATGCGCAAAGCTACGCAAGCCCGGAAAAGCCCGCACTGCCTTCGCAGGCGGTGTGGAAGAACATGGGCTACGGCGTCACCGCCGAGCCAATCGGCATCGTCTACAATCGGCGCCTGATCCCAGATGCGTCCATGCCGCGCAGCCATGTCGCGCTGGAGAGAATGCTGCGGGTGCGTCGCGCCGCGTTCACCGGTAAGGTCACAACCTTCGATCCCGCTCGCTCCAATGTCGGTTATCTCTATCTGGCAGAAGACCTTGCGATCACCCGCGATACGCGCGCACTACTGCGCGCCATCGCCGCGACCAAGCCTGTATTGCAGGCGAGAACCGAACCGATGCTTGCCGCCGTCGCCACGGGGAAGCAGGCGATCGCCTATAACGTCATCGGATCGTATGCACTGGAACAGGCAAAGCGCGATCGCCGTCTCGGCGTCGTGCTTCCGACCGACTATACTATTGTGACGTCGCGCATCGCGTTCATCGCTCGCGATGCCCGCGCGCCCGCTAGCGCTAAGCTGTTCCTCGATTTTCTGCTGTCCCGGCGGGGGCAAGTCCTGCTCGCCGCGCGAAGCCTTTGGCCGGTGCGCCTCGACGTTGCCGCTCGCCGCCTGCCAATACCACAATCTCGTCCCATCCGCGTCGGGCCTCAACTGCTCGTCCACCTTGACCGCATCACCCGCCAGCGCTTCCTGCGCGACTGGCAGGCGATCCTTGCCGGAGCTCCCCAGCCATGA
- a CDS encoding xanthine dehydrogenase family protein molybdopterin-binding subunit: protein MNKMMMDEPFRPVGLTHAQQGLLGQPLERIDGPAKVTGSAPYAYEGTPHGISYAAIVGTPVGSGRVTAIDATAAEAMSGVLAVVHGDPRMPAGEANSRAMPTMATDRIFHVGQPVAIVVAESLLVAQEAAALVRVSTEPGEDRFDPRAQPVDRKPAIGFLPPIRKGDLDSALAAAAVVFDRTYTTPIHFPAALEPHASTVWWDDGRLTVRSSNQVIGSARTTIAQVLGIDPGNVRVLAPYVGGGFGGKTGVGPEVILAAIAAKRVGRPVKIALPRRQTAYMVHHRSDTVQRLRIACDADGRISAMAHESIAAQNDDGEFLEPVPFGTMPLYAGETRWFTTDLVRVDLPATGAVRAPGEAVGTFAVECAMDELAEQLGLDPVELRRRNEPETDPLNGKPFSTRRLLDCYDEGMRRFGWDPQPAASVREGEWLIGTGMAAALRGNFTVNAEARVTLAADGRAVVETDMTDIGTGTYTILAQTVGEMLGLPLASVEVRIGDSDLPPSAGSGGSFGAGSACAAAILACEDILAELALRMNSAPDELRLKDGCVSVGGRQVSLLDLVRGEAIVADGKTGPGAESKRTSQASHGAHFCEVAVNAVTGEVRVRRMLGVFDVGRVLNRKTAASQLIGGIGWGIAYALCEDAVVDPRSGRFVNPDFGEYHVATNADVPKIEVHFIEEIDDSANPAGAKGVGELGISGAGAAVANAVYNATGVRVRDFPITLDKLLDGLPAS from the coding sequence ATGAACAAGATGATGATGGACGAGCCGTTCCGCCCGGTGGGACTGACGCACGCGCAACAGGGCCTGCTTGGCCAGCCTTTGGAGCGGATCGACGGGCCGGCGAAGGTCACCGGCTCGGCTCCCTACGCTTATGAGGGAACGCCGCATGGCATTTCCTACGCCGCGATAGTCGGAACGCCCGTGGGTTCGGGCAGGGTCACCGCGATCGACGCCACCGCCGCAGAAGCAATGTCGGGCGTGCTCGCCGTCGTCCATGGCGATCCGCGAATGCCAGCGGGCGAGGCGAACAGCCGTGCGATGCCCACCATGGCAACAGACCGCATTTTCCACGTTGGCCAGCCTGTCGCGATCGTCGTCGCCGAAAGCTTGCTCGTAGCGCAGGAGGCCGCCGCGCTCGTTCGCGTCTCCACGGAGCCGGGCGAGGACCGCTTCGACCCGCGCGCTCAGCCGGTAGACCGCAAGCCGGCGATCGGGTTCCTGCCGCCAATCCGCAAGGGCGATCTGGACTCCGCGCTGGCCGCTGCCGCCGTCGTCTTCGACCGGACCTATACGACCCCGATCCACTTTCCCGCCGCGCTCGAGCCGCACGCGTCTACTGTGTGGTGGGACGACGGTCGCCTGACGGTGCGGTCGAGCAACCAAGTGATCGGCTCGGCGCGCACGACGATTGCCCAGGTTCTGGGGATCGATCCCGGCAACGTGCGTGTCCTCGCGCCTTATGTCGGTGGCGGCTTCGGCGGCAAGACCGGGGTTGGACCCGAGGTCATCCTCGCCGCGATCGCCGCTAAACGGGTTGGGCGGCCGGTCAAGATAGCCCTGCCGCGCCGCCAGACGGCATATATGGTCCACCACCGATCCGACACCGTGCAGCGACTGCGTATCGCCTGCGATGCCGATGGTCGTATCAGCGCGATGGCGCACGAAAGCATCGCTGCGCAGAACGACGATGGCGAATTCCTGGAACCGGTGCCGTTCGGCACGATGCCGCTCTATGCCGGCGAGACGCGGTGGTTCACGACCGACCTCGTCCGCGTCGACCTGCCCGCCACGGGCGCAGTGCGCGCACCCGGCGAGGCGGTCGGCACCTTCGCGGTCGAATGCGCCATGGACGAGCTTGCGGAGCAACTCGGGCTCGATCCCGTCGAACTGAGAAGGCGCAACGAGCCCGAGACCGATCCGCTGAACGGCAAGCCCTTCAGCACGCGCCGGCTGCTCGACTGCTACGACGAGGGCATGCGCCGGTTCGGCTGGGACCCGCAGCCGGCCGCGTCCGTGCGCGAGGGTGAGTGGCTGATCGGTACCGGCATGGCCGCGGCGCTACGGGGCAACTTCACCGTCAACGCTGAGGCGCGGGTGACGTTGGCGGCGGACGGCCGCGCAGTAGTAGAGACCGATATGACCGACATCGGTACTGGCACTTACACTATTCTGGCACAGACGGTGGGCGAGATGCTGGGCCTCCCGCTCGCTTCGGTCGAGGTGCGGATCGGCGACTCCGACCTGCCACCCAGCGCCGGCTCCGGCGGGTCGTTCGGTGCCGGCTCGGCCTGCGCCGCCGCAATTCTCGCGTGCGAGGATATCTTGGCTGAACTTGCGCTGCGGATGAACTCGGCGCCCGACGAGCTGAGACTAAAGGACGGCTGCGTCAGCGTCGGCGGCCGACAGGTCAGCCTGCTCGACCTCGTGCGCGGTGAGGCGATCGTTGCTGACGGCAAAACTGGCCCGGGGGCCGAGAGCAAGCGCACCAGCCAGGCAAGTCACGGCGCGCACTTTTGTGAGGTCGCGGTCAACGCAGTTACGGGTGAGGTGCGCGTGCGGCGCATGCTCGGCGTGTTCGATGTAGGTCGCGTCCTCAACCGCAAGACTGCTGCGAGCCAGCTGATCGGCGGGATCGGCTGGGGTATCGCCTATGCGCTATGCGAGGATGCCGTAGTCGACCCGCGCTCGGGGCGGTTCGTAAACCCGGACTTTGGCGAATATCATGTCGCGACCAACGCGGACGTGCCGAAAATCGAAGTGCACTTTATCGAGGAGATTGACGACTCCGCCAACCCCGCAGGCGCCAAGGGGGTCGGCGAACTTGGCATATCCGGTGCCGGTGCGGCCGTCGCGAACGCAGTCTACAACGCCACTGGCGTTCGGGTGCGCGACTTCCCGATCACCCTCGACAAGCTGTTGGACGGACTGCCGGCAAGTTGA
- a CDS encoding sensor histidine kinase has translation MTQPRSIALRTRLLVAMLGPLLAVAILLGIAGAALIADVVRRTNDRVLGGALGAIAETVQVERGEVTLDLPPAAFGMLEKNERDNVYYRIAVGSDLLTGYQDLPAPVPNELAVDQPRFRFAVYRGQQIRIAEVRRSLPAIDRPVVVQVAETLDGRGALVRRLMTALLVGELALVGIAIVLLRPALGWSLRPLAKLRGAVEARRGPAAPDLSPIDAGPLPFELRPLADAFDRLLAQLDTATAGTRRFTADASHQMRTPLSVLKVQIELARRGSHEALDEIATAVARLERLLVQLLALARAEEAGVSPPLERVDLREVAVRVISRRIGEAIAAGVELQLDAPDTAVSVTGHRTLLVEILSNLIDNGIRYNRRGGAVTVAMGHQDGATILSVRDDGPGIAVGDRERVFDRFVRLRPADGIDGSGLGFAVVRSAAVRMGATVSLDDASPGLVVRLRFRTEEGALSTQLRQMVGPAR, from the coding sequence ATGACGCAGCCCCGTTCGATCGCCTTGCGCACGCGACTGCTGGTTGCGATGCTCGGGCCGCTACTGGCAGTGGCGATACTGCTGGGAATAGCTGGTGCGGCGCTGATCGCCGATGTCGTTCGTCGCACCAACGATCGCGTGCTTGGAGGCGCCTTGGGTGCGATTGCTGAGACGGTACAGGTTGAGCGCGGCGAGGTGACGCTCGACCTGCCGCCCGCGGCCTTTGGTATGCTGGAGAAAAACGAGCGGGACAACGTCTACTACCGCATTGCGGTGGGGTCTGACCTTCTCACGGGCTACCAAGATTTGCCTGCGCCGGTGCCAAATGAATTGGCGGTTGACCAGCCGCGCTTCCGTTTTGCGGTGTATCGTGGGCAGCAGATCCGCATCGCAGAGGTGCGTCGTTCCCTGCCGGCAATCGATCGTCCTGTCGTCGTGCAAGTCGCCGAAACGCTTGACGGACGCGGGGCCCTCGTCCGTCGTCTAATGACAGCATTGCTGGTCGGAGAGCTGGCTCTTGTAGGAATAGCCATCGTGCTGCTCCGTCCCGCTTTAGGTTGGAGCCTCCGCCCGCTCGCAAAATTGCGAGGCGCAGTCGAGGCTCGTCGAGGCCCCGCCGCACCTGACCTGTCGCCCATCGATGCGGGACCGCTTCCGTTCGAACTTCGCCCGCTTGCCGATGCGTTCGACCGTCTCCTTGCTCAGCTTGATACCGCCACCGCAGGCACCCGTCGTTTTACCGCCGACGCGTCACATCAGATGCGTACGCCACTGTCGGTGTTAAAAGTACAGATCGAGCTCGCGCGCCGTGGATCGCATGAGGCGTTAGACGAAATCGCTACGGCCGTGGCTCGGCTGGAAAGGCTTTTGGTGCAGCTGCTCGCCCTCGCCCGTGCGGAAGAAGCAGGTGTTTCTCCGCCACTGGAACGCGTCGATCTACGGGAGGTGGCAGTCCGGGTTATCAGCCGTCGCATCGGGGAGGCGATCGCTGCAGGCGTCGAACTGCAGCTCGATGCACCGGACACAGCGGTGTCGGTAACAGGGCATCGTACGTTGCTGGTCGAGATACTGAGCAACCTCATCGACAACGGGATTCGATATAATCGGCGCGGTGGCGCGGTGACGGTCGCGATGGGACACCAAGACGGCGCGACGATATTATCGGTGCGCGACGACGGCCCTGGTATCGCCGTGGGCGATCGGGAGCGGGTATTCGACCGTTTTGTCCGGCTCCGGCCCGCGGACGGTATAGACGGAAGCGGGCTGGGCTTCGCGGTCGTCCGCTCGGCGGCGGTACGCATGGGCGCGACGGTGTCGCTGGACGACGCCTCGCCTGGGTTGGTGGTACGGCTTCGATTCCGAACGGAAGAGGGTGCACTATCAACCCAATTGCGCCAAATGGTAGGACCGGCAAGGTAA
- a CDS encoding response regulator, translated as MRILMVEDDAALARSIAALLRAGGHAVDHTASGEETLALVSGEPYALLILDVGLPDIDGFTVLERLRRRGEKVPVLMLTARDALDDRVRGLDLGADDYLRKPFEPSELEARVRALGRRRGGDPAAVVTIGALVLNRSSGQAEIAGRILDLRRREYAVLDTLATRAGQVVARELLLAEVFGYDEPVGPNAIEVNVTRLRGKLAPDGPQIRTIRGVGYLLDPE; from the coding sequence ATGCGTATCCTGATGGTGGAGGACGATGCCGCACTGGCGCGCAGTATCGCAGCGCTGCTGCGCGCGGGCGGTCATGCGGTGGATCACACGGCGAGTGGCGAGGAGACGCTCGCGTTAGTATCGGGCGAACCCTACGCTCTTCTAATACTCGACGTTGGTCTGCCGGACATCGACGGCTTCACCGTGCTGGAACGATTGCGGCGGCGCGGGGAAAAGGTGCCGGTGCTGATGCTGACCGCGCGCGACGCGCTCGACGACCGGGTGCGCGGGCTGGATCTTGGTGCCGATGATTATCTGCGCAAGCCGTTCGAACCCAGCGAACTGGAGGCGCGAGTGCGTGCACTAGGCCGCCGGCGGGGCGGCGATCCAGCGGCGGTTGTGACGATAGGCGCACTGGTTCTCAACCGCTCGTCTGGACAGGCGGAGATTGCCGGCCGGATACTTGACCTGCGGCGCCGTGAATATGCGGTGCTCGACACGCTTGCGACGCGGGCAGGACAGGTGGTGGCGCGTGAACTGCTACTGGCGGAGGTATTCGGTTACGACGAGCCGGTCGGACCGAATGCGATCGAGGTCAACGTCACACGCCTGCGCGGCAAGCTAGCGCCGGACGGCCCGCAGATCCGCACCATCCGCGGGGTCGGCTACCTTCTTGACCCAGAATGA